The Zerene cesonia ecotype Mississippi chromosome 29, Zerene_cesonia_1.1, whole genome shotgun sequence genome includes a region encoding these proteins:
- the LOC119837813 gene encoding uncharacterized protein LOC119837813, which produces MAPNFSKNAVLTGLVDYYCLVCEFHSQNEDNITEHVAMLTHKNHLEDTFYDIEEECIRKIKQWYFCEFCNQLIKTKAKLRLHIAEKLHVVNKFRQSLLRCDGVVIAFGVIAISNSSWNGLCGGTCLICNCEYTDEKEHLDTPMHSINLIQNNIESNNQNHIYRLIDATSFHCLTCNTLESITSLGSHFTVDSHTDFLEKCRQRAKSFLNTMAVNKISPAEISPKHDELKRQGSTSNIKFNENSSTLNIEINEKSSLENTEFNAITPTENLESNAMSSPENIELNAMSSQENIELNAMSSQENIELNAMSTSENIELNAMSSSENIELNARSSPENVEMNAPNVETNAPTSTENIELNEQSLTENIEKEININQIKEGNVNKESSRPKRKTAKNANINQNQKNNVEHRKISEREETVCKILNAENYIVPFENGKMMCILCEWAMEPCHVTGHVTSTHHENILKLHKVRIQKLNQTPQFLNKSNERNENNSNVDCNKTLKDISDDPKILESIEYLQNNSIEVNFETNSVMCKKCSKSIDFNLKSIQMHINEHKPASSAERIKKEPENLLKAEKVAKDVPSPQKTANTKHFSSPVSLKQKRTESSPSQDDLENFAKENKLKYKPGSKDVFCEQCGTRVPLSMKNMKEHINGSAHKSRNELSTKVKNAKVETIQIHCFVKDMTAVHTEHQMDFVLNGEFCITFTSMLLIRRCENSHSLRCLVCLELLNTSNPFVNMEFLMNHSQRHLDMLDKIAVVTNIPSEFIRVVETQSNCYHCGYCNNVYSWEKLNEHFQTNNHKENKNFAKYRLEQYLPDIVLNRRRERHEQFLMECLLKSFISNMR; this is translated from the exons ATAAAGCAATGGTACTTTTGTGAGTTTTGCaaccaattaataaaaacgaaagcAAAATTACGATTGCATATTGCTGAAAAGTTACACGTTGTAAACAAGTTTCGTCAGTCTCTGCTACGGTGTGATGGTGTCGTCATAGCCTTTGGTGTTATAGCCATTAGTAATAGTTCATGGAACGGCTTATGTGGAGGCACATGTCTTATTTGCAACTGTGAATATACAGATGAAAAGGAACATTTAGACACACCCATGCATAGCATCAATTTAATCCAGAATAATATTGAAAGCAACAATCAAAATCATATCTATCGTTTG ATTGATGCTACGTCTTTTCATTGTTTGACATGCAATACTCTGGAGTCGATAACATCTCTTGGTTCACATTTTACGGTTGATTCTCATACAGATTTCCTTGAAAAATGTAGACAAAGAGCTAAAAGTTTCCTTAATACTATGGCTGTTAACAAAATTTCACCTGCAGAGATTTCACCAAAACATGATGAATTGAAAAGACAGGGTTCAACATCAAACATTaagtttaatgaaaatagttcaacattaaacattgaaattaatgaaaagagTTCATTAGAAAATACTGAATTTAATGCAATCACTCCAACAGAAAACCTTGAATCCAATGCAATGAGTTCACCAGAAAACATTGAATTGAATGCAATGAGTTCACAAGAAAACATTGAATTGAATGCAATGAGTTCACAAGAAAACATTGAATTGAATGCAATGAGTACATCAGAAAACATTGAATTGAATGCAATGAGTTCATCAGAAAACATTGAATTGAATGCAAGGAGTTCACCAGAAAATGTTGAAATGAATGCACCGAATGTTGAAACGAATGCACCGACTTCAACAGAAAACATTGAATTGAATGAACAGAGTTTAacagaaaatattgaaaaagagataaatataaatcaaatcaagGAAGGGAATGTCAACAAAGAAAGTTCGCGGCCAAAAAGAAAAACTgcaaaaaatgcaaatattaatcaaaatcaaaaaaataatgtcgaaCACCGTAAAATATCAGAACGTGAAGAAAcagtatgtaaaatattaaacgcgGAAAATTATATAGTTCCGTTCGAAAATGGGAAAATGATGTGTATCTTATGTGAATGGGCAATGGAGCCATGTCATGTTACAGGTCATGTTACCAGTACCCATCATGAAAACATCCTTAAACTTCACAAGGTACGTATCCAGAAATTAAATCAGACTCCACAGttcctcaataaatcaaaCGAAAGAAACGAAAACAACTCAAATGTTGACTGTAATAAGACTCTTAAAGACATATCCGACGATCCTAAAATTTTGGAGTCAATAgagtatttacaaaataacagtATTGAAGTTAACTTTGAAACAAATAGCGTTATGTGCAAGAAATGCTCCAaatcaattgattttaatttgaaatccaTTCAAATGCACATAAATGAGCACAAACCCGCCAGTAGTGCAGAGAGGATAAAGAAAGAACCTGAGAACTTGTTAAAAGCTGAAAAAGTTGCGAAAGATGTTCCATCGCCACAAAAAACTGCAAATACTAAGCATTTTAGTAGTCCTGTATCTCTTAAACAGAAACGTACGGAAAGTTCACCGAGTCAAGATGACTTAGAAAATTTTGCAAAGGAAAATAAGCTAAAATATAAGCCTGGGTCTAAAGACGTATTCTGTGAACAGTGCGGAACTAGAGTGCCACTATCTATGAAAAACATGAAGGAACACATAAATGGGAGTGCACATAAATCGCGCAATGAATTATCAACGAAAGTTAAAAACGCAAAAGTTGAAACAATCCAGAtacattgttttgttaaagatATGACGGCAGTGCATACAGAGCACCAAATGGATTTTGTTCTAAACGGAGAattttgtataacatttaccaGCATGCTTTTAATCAGAAGATGTGAAAATTCACACTCCCTTCGATGTTTAGTATGTTTGGAATTGTTAAACACATCAAACCCTTTTGTGAATATGGAATTTTTGATGAATCACTCACAGAGGCACCTAGACATGTTGGACAAAATAGCTGTGGTGACAAATATACCTTCGGAGTTCATTCGAGTGGTAGAg ACACAATCCAATTGTTACCACTGCGGCtattgtaataatgtttattcttgggaaaaattaaatgagcactttcaaacaaacaatcacaaagaaaacaaaaatttcgcCAAGTATCGATTGGAGCAATACCTACCAGATATTGTACTCAACAGACGTAGAGAGCGACATGAACAATTTCTCATGGAATGCCTTCTGAAATCTTTCATATCTAATATGCGTTAA
- the LOC119837754 gene encoding cytochrome b-c1 complex subunit 6, mitochondrial-like translates to MPNYDENSPDPLTKARGICMEKDHHVQKILTTLKACEERIASKSYTAETCHQETMDLIEALDHCVGDSAFLRIK, encoded by the exons aaCTCGCCCGATCCACTGACCAAAGCACGCGGCATTTGTATGGAAA AGGACCATCACGTACAGAAGATATTAACAACACTGAAGGCTTGTGAAGAGAGAATCGCGTCGAAGTCGTATACGGCGGAAACCTGCCACCAGGAGACCATGGACCTGATTGAAGCGCTCGACCATTGTGTGGGTGACTCTGCGTTCcttcgtataaaataa